The nucleotide window CGGTCCATTGCGACTCTGACGAGCCAACGGAAAGCGTCCGAATCATGAATCGGCGCAAGATCAGCGGCTACGTCAGTCTGGTGATGCTCGAGACCATCCTCAGTCAGGCGGCTGTCCTCCCTGGGCCGGCCCAGGCGATCCAAGCGGAGACGACGACGGAGAAGGAAGCCAACCTCAAGGGTCAGATTACCGGCGGCTTGTTTAACCGCTGGACCTTCGATCACCAGCGTCCGGCCGAAACGCCGGCAGAATTTTCCCAACTCACCTCCGGCGGTGAGTCCGTGGGAACGTGGACGATCGAGTCGAATCTCGGGGCTCCGTCGCCTCCCAACATGCTTAAAGCCGTGGCCTCGTGTAAACAAGAGGTCTGCTACCGGATGCTTGTGGCAAGCAAGCTGCAGTACGAATATCCCGACGTCTCGGTTCTTCTGAGTTTCCCTGCCGAGGGGGGGACGGGGCAGGGAGGGATCGTCATCGGCCTGAAAGATGCGTCGCAATTCTATGCCGCGATCGTCGACCTCTCGTCCAAGCGATTGGAGGTCGTCCGGGTGGTCGATGGGAAGGTGACGGTGTTGGGGCAGACCGCCATCGTTCCCAAGAGCGTGGACTGGCATTCACTCAGAATTCAACGAAACACAATCATCAGCAAAGATTTCATCGAAACATTTTTCGATGGTTCCTTGGTCCTCTCCATTCAGGACCATTCGCTCGGACTCGGCGAGGTAGGATTGGTGCTTTCGGGAAATTCATCCTTGTATTTCGACAGCTTGCACGCGATCCCGCTGTTTTCCCAACGGCCCCTGTCCTCGCCGGCTGCCTACTGACGCGATCGAATGGGCCAGCGATCTCGCTTGATGCTTGCAATTCTCTGCCGTTGTGCGGTACAGTCCAAAATCGTAGCGCTGCGAAAGGCCTGGTGGCGCGACAGCGGAAAGTGACAAGGCCTGATACCTGATGTTGTTTTGGTTCTGCCCGGGGATCTGATCGGAAGCCAGACCTAAGTCGCCATCGTGTTTGCGTCTTCGGCCCATTCCTTCCTCGCCTCTGCTCAAGTCCAAGACAACACCTATTTTCTCAAAGGAGGAACCCAATGGGTTCGAAGATCTATGTTGGGGGTTTGCCGTATTCCACGACCGAGCAGCAACTGAGCGACTTGTTTGCTGCCCATGGGGCGGTGGCGTCAGCTCGAATCATCACTGATAAATTCACCGGACAATCACGCGGTTTCGGCTTCGTGGAAATGTCCAGCGATTCGGAAGCGCAGGCTGCAATCACCGCGTTGAACGGTACCCAACTGGGCGGCCGCACGTTGACGGTCAACGAAGCTCGCCCCCAGGAACCACGCTCCGGCGGCGGAGGCCGCGGCGGGTTCGGTGGCGGCCGGCACTAAGTCCGCGCCGTAGTCGGTTCATGTCGGGGCCGTCGTGTCGATGGCCCCGTTCTCTTCCTAGAATTGCCCATCCTCACGATGCGTCTCTCGACCGTGTGACCGGTCGACTTGCAGTCCCGGGAAGTCAATCCACAGAAGGAGTGCTATGTTTACGTTTGTTCAGATGGATCTATCCCCTTTTCTTGCCCAGCGTCTGCAGCAGGCCGGCATTACTGTGCCGACGCCGATTCAGCAGGCAGCGGTGCCTCCCGCCCTCGAGGGCCGCGATGTGATGGCTCAGGCCAAGACGGGCAGCGGCAAGACCTTGGCGTTTCTGTTGCCCATGATCGAGCGGGCTCTGCGGCCCGCGACGGGACCGGCGCAGGGGCGACACCCTCAGTACCTGATTCTGGCCCCGACCCGCGAACTGGCGCTCCAGATCGAGACGGAGTTGCGTAAGTACGCTCCGCCGTCCGTGACGTCGCTTGCCGTGTACGGCGGGACGCCGATCGAGCGCCACTACCGCGCGCTCAGGCGGCCGCCGGTGGTCGTGGTCGGAACCCCCGGACGGTTGTTGGATCTCGCCGGCTCAGGCCATCTCCACCTGGGCGCGGTCACGTGGCTGGTCATGGACGAGGCCGATCAGATGTTGGATCGCGGTTTCCTGCGGGACATCCAGCGCATCCTCAGCCTGTTGCCGCGCGAGCGGCAGACTTTGCTGTTCTCCGCGACGTTTTCGCCGGAGATCCAGGAACTCGCCAGGAGCATGCAACGCGACCCCGCGCGGATCTCGGTCGATCCCGGCGTCAGCAGCCCCGCCACGATTACGCATGCCTACTACGTGGTGCCCGCCGAGCAGTCGCGCACGCAGCTCGTGCACACGTTGCTGCAGTCCGTGAAGGCGGGCGAGCGGTCGATGGTCTTTTGCGACCAGAAGTACAAGGTGCGGCGTTTGGCCGCGAAACTGGGCGGAGAGCCGGCCTCCGTCGGTTCGATCACCGGGAATCACAGTCAAGCGCAACGGGAACGCACGCTGGGTGCATTCCGCTCCGGCCGGATCCGCTCGTTGGTCGCGACCGACGTGGCGGCACGCGGCTTGGACATTCCCGACGTGGCGCAAGTGATCCACTATGAGCTTCCCGGCAATCCGAATTCATACGTGCACCGGACCGGCCGGACCGGGCGCGCGGAGAAGGAGGGAGCCACATACCTCATCCTCTCGGAGGCGGAGGAGCGGGAGTATTTGCGGATGGTGAGACAGCTGCGGATCCAAACCAAGAGGCTGCCGCTGCCGACGTTTGCCGCCTTGCCTCCTGCGGTCGCGCTTTCGCACGGCGAGCAGCAGCCGCACCACCGGCATCGCCGTCGAAACGAACCGATCCATCGGGCGAACGGGAACGGTGACGGGCTGCATCGTCGAGCCGTGTTGCCGGTCCGTTCGAGCGGATTCGGGCGCTGACGGCTGCGTACTGGTACGGCAACGGCGGTATCGCGTCCCGCCGCGAGACGGCCAGGGCCTGTGTTAGAGTAACGGCCGAAGAGGGTGCCGATGCCGCAGTTCCAACTTGAGGCTCCGTTCACGTCATGCGGAGACCAAGGTCAAGCCATCGACAAGCTGGCGTCCGGCGTTCTCGCCGGCCGCCGGCATCAGGCGCTGCTCGGTGTCACCGGCTCGGGCAAGACCTTCACGATGGCCAACGTGGTCGAGCGGGTCCAGAAACCCACGCTGGTTCTGGTCCATAACAAGACCTTGGCGGGTCAGCTCTATCAGGAATTCAAGCAGTTTTTTCCTCATAATGCGGTCGAATACTTCATTAGCTACTACGACTACTACCAGCCCGAAGCCTACATTCCGCAGACGGACACGTACATCGCGAAGGACTCCTCGATCAACGATGCCATCGATCAGATGCGGCATGCGGCGACGACGTCGCTGCTGCAGCGCAACGATGTGCTGATCGTGTCGTCCGTGTCCTGCATTTACGGGTTGGGCTCTCCGGAGGTCTATCACGACATGCTCCTGTACCTCGAAGAGGGAATGGAGATCAGGCGTGAAAAGATTCTCGCAAAACTCGTGGAGATTCAGTATGCCCGCAACGACATCGATTTCCATCGCGGGACGTTTCGCGCACGCGGCGACGTGATCGAGATTTTTCCGGCTTCGCAGGAGGCCAGCTCCGTCCGGATCGAGCTGTTCGGCGACGTCGTGGACGCCATCCATCAGATCGACCCCTTGACCGGCAAGTCGCTGGGTAAGCTATCCAAGGTGGCCGTCTATCCGAACACGCACTATTTGATCGCGCCCGACCGGTACGAGCGCGCGATCACAGGCATCGAAGAAGAGCTCGACGAGCGGGTGGCGTTTTTTAAGCGTCAAAACCAGCTCGTCGAAGCGCAGCGCATCGCGCAGCGCACCAAGTTCGATCTCGAAATGATTCGCGCGATGGGCTACTGCCACGGGATCGAAAACTATTCCCGTCACCTGAGCGGGCGGGCCGCCGGCGAGCCGCCTCCGACATTGATTGACTACTTTCCGAAGGATTTCCTGCTCATCATCGACGAGTCCCACGCGACAGTGCCCCAGGTCGGCGGCATGTACGAAGGGGACTATTCGCGCAAGCGGACGTTGGTGGAATACGGGTTTCGACTGCCCTCGGCGGTGGACAACCGGCCGTTGAAGTTTCACGAGTTCGAGTGCAGTCTCAACCAAGTCATCTATGTGTCGGCGACGCCCGGTCCCTATGAACTTGAACATGTGAAGGGAGGGGTCGTCGAGCAGATCATCAGGCCGACCGGACTGCTCGATCCGATCATCGAACTCCATCCGGCCAAGGGGCAGGTCGACCATCTGCTGGAAGAAGTCCGGAAGGAAACGACCCAGGGCGGCCGCGTGCTGGTGACGACCCTTACGAAGCGCATGGCTGAGGACCTGACCGAGTACTATCACGAATTGGGCGTGAAGGTGCGCTATCTGCATTCGGACATCAAGACCTTGGAGCGGGCCGAGATCGTTCGGGATCTTCGGCGTGGACAGTTCGATGTTCTGGTGGGGATCAATCTGCTGCGGGAAGGGCTCGATCTTCCGGAGGTCAGCCTGGTGGCGATCCTGGATGCCGACAAAGAAGGCTACCTGCGGTCGTATCGCTCGCTCGTGCAGACCGCCGGTCGGGCCGCTCGGAACGTCCGCGGGCGGGTGATTTTCTACGGCGACGCGGTGACCGACTCCATGAAGGCCGCGATGGATGAAACCGCGCGCCGGCGCAAGATGCAACGCGAATATAACAAGCGGCACGGCATCGAGCCGACTTCAATCAGAAAAAGTATTCCGGTGTTGGATTATCCCGGCGTCGAGCCGGATCCGGTCCAGCTCGAGCTTGCAGCGGACGCGGAGCCGGCCTACGGGGCGGAGCCTCCGGGCGCCGGATTGATTCAGTTGATTCAACGGTTGGAGCGCGACATGAAAGAGGCGGCCAAGCTGTTGGAGTTCGAACGGGCCGCCGTCCTCAGAAACCGAATCCGAGCGCTGAAGCTCAGGGACCTGGAGTTGAAGTCCGAGACCTAGTGCCCGTCAGACGTTCTTATAGAGGTAGACGCCGAGAAACATCCCCAGCAGGCTCAAGAGGCTGATCTTCAAGCTGAAGCCCAACGTCAGCTTGATCAGGATTAGATCGATCGTCAGAGGCGGACTGATGCCCGGCGTGAAATTGGTGGCGAAGATGGTCTGAATGGTGCCTTGCGGCGCCATCACGCGGAGAATCTCCCCCAACACCCCGCCAAGGAGTCCTCCAATGAGCAGAAAGATGAGTAGAACCCAGGGCGACTTTCTCACGATCACGACCTCATAACCCGTTGAGGACATTCAGCGATTCATGTTCAGGACCATAACGAAAGGTCCTGGGCATGTCAACAAAATGCGCTGCTGTCGATCCCTTGACTTCACTGGAGCGGTTCATTAGACTGGCCGGTGCTCTTTTGCTAGATTTTTCGAGGCGATCGGAGATCTGGATACAGCGGCTTCGATTGCCTTTTTCTTTGTGACGATATGCTCGACGCGCTCAGCGAAAAATTTGAAAAGATCCTCAAGAAGCTTCGCGGCTCCGGCGTGCTGACGGAGCAGAACATCGCGGAAGCCATGAAGGAAGTCCGTTTGGCGCTGCTCGAAGCCGACGTCAATTTCAAGATCGTCAAGGACTTCGTCGAACGGGTCGGGAAGAAAGCCGTCGGCCAGGAAGTGCTGCAAAGCCTCACGCCGGGCCACCAGGTCGTCAAGGTGGTCTGGGACGAACTTCGGGCCATGATGGGCGGGGAGAAGGCCGGCCTTGTCCTTGCCTCGACGCCGCCGACCGTCATTATGATGGTCGGATTGCAGGGCGCGGGCAAAACCACGACCTGCGGCAAGCTGGCCCGGTTCTTCAAGCAGCAGGGTCGACGCGTGCTCCTGGTTGCGGCGGATCCCCGGCGCCCCGCCGCCGGCGATCAATTGGCGTCCCTGGGACGCGATCTCCTGGTCGAGGTGCACCGGCAGGATCTGGTCGGCGCTTCGCAGGGCGACGTCGTACGCATCTGCAGGGACGGCGTCCAGCGTGGAATGGACCAGGGTTTCGACGTGGTCGTGTTGGATACGGGCGGCCGCCTGCATGTCGATGATGAGTTGATGGGGGAGCTCGTGGCGGTGAAAGCCGCGGTGCAACCGCATGAAGTGCTGCTGGTCGCCGATGCGATGACCGGACAAGATGCCGTCAACATGGCCGCACAGTTCCACGGGCGGGTCGGCGTGACGGGCATCATTCTGACCAAGGTGGAAGGCGATGCGCGGGGCGGCGCCGTGTTGTCCATCCGCGCGGTGACCGGCCAGCCGATCAAGTTCCTCGGTGTGGGGGAAAAGCTCGACGCGCTGGAACTGTTTCACCCGGATCGCATGGCTTCCCGCATTCTCGGGATGGGCGACGTACTGTCCTTGATCGAGAAGGCGCAGGAAACGTTCACGCGCGAACAAGCGGAAGAGGCGCAGAAGCGGCTGTCGAGCAATACCTTTACGCTGGAAGATTTCCGCGCTCAGTTGGCCCAGGTCAACAAGCTCGGATCGTTGGATCAGATTTTGGGCATGCTGCCGGGTGGCCAGAAGCTCCGGGGGGCCATGGAGGGACAGGTGCCGGAGCGGGAGATGAAACGCGTGGTCGCGATCATCGATTCGATGACCCGGCGGGAACGGCGCGACCATACGCTGATCAACGGCAGCCGCAAGAAGCGGATTGCGCGTGGGAGCGGGACCAACGTGATGGAAGTCAACCGCTTGATCAAACAGTTTCTCTCGGCGCGCAAGCTCGCCAAGATGCTGACGGGCGCGGGCGGGCGGCGGCAATTGGCGCAGCTGCTCAACTCGAGGTGACGCGCCGCTTCCCGAGGGGCGCAAGCGTTCGGACCATCCAGATCGACACTCAACCGGGCTGACGGGGATTTCCAGCGGGTCTTTCGAGATGGCTCGCTTATTTCAAAGGAGGAACGACAGTGGCCGTTCATTTGCGATTGACGAGAACCGGGCGACATAAACGCCCCCTGTATCGGGTCGTGGCCGCGGATTCGCGAAAGCCGCGCGACGGAAGGTTTCTGGAGATTTTGGGGATTTTCGATCCACTCAAGCCGGCGGGATTGCCGGAGCTCAAGCAGGAGCGTGTGCTCAGATGGCTGCATCAGGGCGCCCAGCCCACCGTGACGGTCAAGACTCTGTTGCGCCGATCCGGGCTGTGGAAGCAGTTCGAAACCGAGAAGACGGCGAAGAAGAAGGGGGCGTAATTCGTTGGTCGCCGCGCAGGACGATCGCGTCACCGTCGGCAGAATCGAACGGCCCTTCGGTGTGAAGGGAGAGGTGAAGGTTCGCCCGCTGAGCGATGTGCCAGGGCGGCTTGACCGTTTGAGGTCCGTGAGCGTCGTCGGAGCCGAAGGGCTGGTTCGGAACGAAGAGGTCACGCATGTCCGGCGCGCCGGCGCGTCCTACATCATGCGGTTCGCCGGCATCACCACGCCGGAGGCCGCAGGTCTGCTGCGCGGAACGTGGATTCAGGTTCCTCCGCGCGAGAGGGAACAGGCGGTTGAACCGCCCGACGTGTTCTACGAATGCGATCTCATCGGGATGCGCGTCGAAGACGAAGGGGGTCGGGCGCTGGGAATGATCGACGCGATCTGGGAACTGCCGGGGCAGCATGTCATTGTCGTCCGCGACGGAGATCGGGAGATCTTGATCCCTGCCGTGAAGAATTTCGTGGCCTCGGTCGATGTGCCGGGCCGGCGCATGACCGTGCGGGCGATCGAGGAACTGGTCGAGGACCGCGATGCGCTGTAACGTCATCACGCTGTTTCCGGAGATGATCGCCCCGGTCGTCGGCGCCAGCATCCTGAAGCGGGCGCAGGAGAAGGGGCTGTTGACCGTGCAGGTGCACAATCTGCGTGACTACACGCTCGACAAGCACAAGGTGGCGGACGAGGCCCCGTACGGCGGCGGGGCGGGCATGGTCATGAAGGCCGAACCGATCCTGCGGGCGGTCGAGGACATTCAGGCCGACTACCGGCGGAAGGGCGAGTCGATCCGGTTGCTGTTTCCGTCGCCGCAGGGCCGCCCGTTTACGCAGGAATATGCAAAAAACCTGGCCGAGGATCCGCGACCGCTCGTGATGCTTTGCGGCCACTATGAGGGCATCGATGAACGGGTCAGGATGGCCCTGCGGCCGGAGGAAGTCTCGGTCGGCGATTACGTACTGACCGGCGGAGAGCTGCCGGCGCTGATGCTGATCGATGCGGCCGCCCGCCTGGTGCCGGGTGTATTGGGCGATCCCGCGTCGAACGTGGAGGAATCATTCAGCGAATCGCTGCTCGAGTATCCCCACTACACCAGACCGGTCGAGGTGCGGGGCCTGGCTGTTCCGGACGTGCTCCTGTCCGGCCATCACGAGGCGATCCGCCGCTGGCGGCGCAAGGAGGCGTTGCGGACGACGTATCGCCAGCGGCCGGATCTGTTGAGGGATCGCGTGTTGAATCAGGAAGATCGACAATTGTTGGACGACATCATTCGCGAAGGCACGCCGGCCATGCCGGTTCGATGCGGGGAGGAGGGTTGAGCCATGAATCAGCTGGAACGAGTACAACGTTCGCTCACGAAGAAATCGGTGCCCCATTTTGAGATCGGGGACACGGTCCGTGTGCACGTGAAGGTCATCGAGGGCGAGAAGGAGCGTATTCAGGTCTATGAAGGAGCGGTCATTGCCCGCAAGGGGTCGCTGAACACGGAAATGTTCACCGTGCGCAAGGTCTCCTACGGCGTCGGTGTGGAGCGCATCTTCCCGGTGCATTCGCCGATCGTCACCAAGATCGACGTCGTGCGCCAAGGAAAAGTCAGGCGGGCTAAGCTCTATTATCTTCGGGGGAAGAAGGGTAAGTTCTCCCGCGTGGAAGATCGGGAGTTCGTGGGCGACGGCAAAGCCCATGCCCCGGCTGCGCGCGCGGAGGAATCGGCAGAGGCCGGAGTCGAATCTCCGACCCCCGCGCACGTCTGATCCATTCCGTTTTCCCTCGACCACGAGGACCGGTTGCCGCGACGACCTCCAGGTGAAGGCGACTTCGTGGGACCTACCGAAGAATTTGAATTGGAGGCCAGGCGATGCGGCTACCGCCGGATCGCCGGTCTCGATGAAGCGGGGCGAGGGCCGCTCGCGGGCCCCGTCGTCGCCGCCGCGGTCATCCTACCGAGCCGGTGCCGCTTGGTCGGCGTCGACGACTCCAAACAACTGACCGAACCCGAGCGCAACCACCTCTTCGTCCTCATCACTCAGCGGGCCGTCGCCATCGGCATCGGTTCGGCCTCCCATGAGG belongs to Nitrospira sp. and includes:
- a CDS encoding DUF4321 domain-containing protein, which encodes MSSTGYEVVIVRKSPWVLLIFLLIGGLLGGVLGEILRVMAPQGTIQTIFATNFTPGISPPLTIDLILIKLTLGFSLKISLLSLLGMFLGVYLYKNV
- the rimM gene encoding ribosome maturation factor RimM (Essential for efficient processing of 16S rRNA), which translates into the protein MVAAQDDRVTVGRIERPFGVKGEVKVRPLSDVPGRLDRLRSVSVVGAEGLVRNEEVTHVRRAGASYIMRFAGITTPEAAGLLRGTWIQVPPREREQAVEPPDVFYECDLIGMRVEDEGGRALGMIDAIWELPGQHVIVVRDGDREILIPAVKNFVASVDVPGRRMTVRAIEELVEDRDAL
- the rplS gene encoding 50S ribosomal protein L19; amino-acid sequence: MNQLERVQRSLTKKSVPHFEIGDTVRVHVKVIEGEKERIQVYEGAVIARKGSLNTEMFTVRKVSYGVGVERIFPVHSPIVTKIDVVRQGKVRRAKLYYLRGKKGKFSRVEDREFVGDGKAHAPAARAEESAEAGVESPTPAHV
- the rpsP gene encoding 30S ribosomal protein S16, with protein sequence MAVHLRLTRTGRHKRPLYRVVAADSRKPRDGRFLEILGIFDPLKPAGLPELKQERVLRWLHQGAQPTVTVKTLLRRSGLWKQFETEKTAKKKGA
- the uvrB gene encoding excinuclease ABC subunit UvrB, translated to MPQFQLEAPFTSCGDQGQAIDKLASGVLAGRRHQALLGVTGSGKTFTMANVVERVQKPTLVLVHNKTLAGQLYQEFKQFFPHNAVEYFISYYDYYQPEAYIPQTDTYIAKDSSINDAIDQMRHAATTSLLQRNDVLIVSSVSCIYGLGSPEVYHDMLLYLEEGMEIRREKILAKLVEIQYARNDIDFHRGTFRARGDVIEIFPASQEASSVRIELFGDVVDAIHQIDPLTGKSLGKLSKVAVYPNTHYLIAPDRYERAITGIEEELDERVAFFKRQNQLVEAQRIAQRTKFDLEMIRAMGYCHGIENYSRHLSGRAAGEPPPTLIDYFPKDFLLIIDESHATVPQVGGMYEGDYSRKRTLVEYGFRLPSAVDNRPLKFHEFECSLNQVIYVSATPGPYELEHVKGGVVEQIIRPTGLLDPIIELHPAKGQVDHLLEEVRKETTQGGRVLVTTLTKRMAEDLTEYYHELGVKVRYLHSDIKTLERAEIVRDLRRGQFDVLVGINLLREGLDLPEVSLVAILDADKEGYLRSYRSLVQTAGRAARNVRGRVIFYGDAVTDSMKAAMDETARRRKMQREYNKRHGIEPTSIRKSIPVLDYPGVEPDPVQLELAADAEPAYGAEPPGAGLIQLIQRLERDMKEAAKLLEFERAAVLRNRIRALKLRDLELKSET
- the ffh gene encoding signal recognition particle protein; amino-acid sequence: MLDALSEKFEKILKKLRGSGVLTEQNIAEAMKEVRLALLEADVNFKIVKDFVERVGKKAVGQEVLQSLTPGHQVVKVVWDELRAMMGGEKAGLVLASTPPTVIMMVGLQGAGKTTTCGKLARFFKQQGRRVLLVAADPRRPAAGDQLASLGRDLLVEVHRQDLVGASQGDVVRICRDGVQRGMDQGFDVVVLDTGGRLHVDDELMGELVAVKAAVQPHEVLLVADAMTGQDAVNMAAQFHGRVGVTGIILTKVEGDARGGAVLSIRAVTGQPIKFLGVGEKLDALELFHPDRMASRILGMGDVLSLIEKAQETFTREQAEEAQKRLSSNTFTLEDFRAQLAQVNKLGSLDQILGMLPGGQKLRGAMEGQVPEREMKRVVAIIDSMTRRERRDHTLINGSRKKRIARGSGTNVMEVNRLIKQFLSARKLAKMLTGAGGRRQLAQLLNSR
- a CDS encoding DEAD/DEAH box helicase, giving the protein MFTFVQMDLSPFLAQRLQQAGITVPTPIQQAAVPPALEGRDVMAQAKTGSGKTLAFLLPMIERALRPATGPAQGRHPQYLILAPTRELALQIETELRKYAPPSVTSLAVYGGTPIERHYRALRRPPVVVVGTPGRLLDLAGSGHLHLGAVTWLVMDEADQMLDRGFLRDIQRILSLLPRERQTLLFSATFSPEIQELARSMQRDPARISVDPGVSSPATITHAYYVVPAEQSRTQLVHTLLQSVKAGERSMVFCDQKYKVRRLAAKLGGEPASVGSITGNHSQAQRERTLGAFRSGRIRSLVATDVAARGLDIPDVAQVIHYELPGNPNSYVHRTGRTGRAEKEGATYLILSEAEEREYLRMVRQLRIQTKRLPLPTFAALPPAVALSHGEQQPHHRHRRRNEPIHRANGNGDGLHRRAVLPVRSSGFGR
- the trmD gene encoding tRNA (guanosine(37)-N1)-methyltransferase TrmD, translating into MRCNVITLFPEMIAPVVGASILKRAQEKGLLTVQVHNLRDYTLDKHKVADEAPYGGGAGMVMKAEPILRAVEDIQADYRRKGESIRLLFPSPQGRPFTQEYAKNLAEDPRPLVMLCGHYEGIDERVRMALRPEEVSVGDYVLTGGELPALMLIDAAARLVPGVLGDPASNVEESFSESLLEYPHYTRPVEVRGLAVPDVLLSGHHEAIRRWRRKEALRTTYRQRPDLLRDRVLNQEDRQLLDDIIREGTPAMPVRCGEEG
- a CDS encoding RNA-binding protein → MGSKIYVGGLPYSTTEQQLSDLFAAHGAVASARIITDKFTGQSRGFGFVEMSSDSEAQAAITALNGTQLGGRTLTVNEARPQEPRSGGGGRGGFGGGRH